The Podospora bellae-mahoneyi strain CBS 112042 chromosome 7, whole genome shotgun sequence genome includes a window with the following:
- a CDS encoding hypothetical protein (COG:G; EggNog:ENOG503Q3UK; MEROPS:MER0034728), translating to MVRFLGAVVALAGLAAGESLKKLDTGLTILTNNDLQGPESRFADSTVIVTESRVAINEFEKICSGLGEQPWSEGKKKGEKGLLQPLFDYLRYEKRASSSSRFWISGRKTIDVDSGISSAKSRDELAGLCTNKAPFSNETFQDTSSKWQVSVDVNNQTLTGFRDRLSFRFLGVRYAPQPQRFTYPTLFQGSGEAASALEYGSQCAQGGNTGTEDCLFLNIWTPHLPNPNSAPSKKQLRPVAFWIHGGAFTGGTANDPTFDGGNMASRGDIVVVAINYRLHTLGFLALNDGKTNGNYGLVDQITALDWVRKNIQSLGGDPDRITIFGQSAGAASVRALIASPKALDKFSGAILLSNLGGLNYGTTYSKYYTIPEQVSVVANTILNATNCTNAPSQVDCLRAVPASTLTSLTSARYLVVDGTYLTTSELSLSLPSPKRRRPLNILMGITHDDGAPFISFPSSSTTNATEYLLSQGFSPSQLPPLAHPNTGNATLDLFNLTTRLATNAIFRCVDQATAFGAVQNNLFSSLYYYEFDRTYQMPGWPKLDVCEPPRTEGKPLGDTRKPYLRCHSGELYYVFGTLRRQGMRERDGDGGDRAFEQFVLDSFAQFVKEGNPNLERGWLRARGEGWKSSLGQRERAGVWEAVSKGRRRGVLRGLDWPVSRDGLFREVEYCERLGLGLGYYL from the exons ATGGTGCGTTTCTTGGGGGCAGTTGTTGCCCTGGCTGGGTTGGCTGCGGGTGAATCTCTCAAGAAGTTGGATACTGGGTTGACTATCTTAACGAACAATGATCTCCAGG GACCTGAAAGCCGCTTTGCGGACTCGACTGTGATCGTGACCGAGTCTCGTGTGGCTATCAATGAATTTGAGAAGATCTGCTCTGGACTAGGAGAGCAACCATGGTcggagggcaagaagaagggcgagaaAGGCTTGCTTCAACCGTTGTTTGACTATCTTCGCTATGAGAAGCGGGCGAGCTCATCGTCTAGGTTCTGGATCTCAGGCCGCAAAACCATCGACGTTGACAGTGGTATCAGCTCGGCTAAGAGCCGTGATGAACTCGCTGGTCTTTGTACCAACAAAGCACCCTTCTCGAATGAGACATTTCAGGATACGAGCTCGAAATGGCAGGTCTCGGTAGATGTCAACAACCAGACTTTGACAGG CTTTCGAGACCGTCTTTCTTTCCGCTTCCTCGGAGTCCGCTATGCGCCGCAGCCGCAAAGATTCACATACCCGACTCTGTTCCAGGGCTCAGGAGAGGCTGCCTCTGCTTTGGAGTATGGCTCCCAATGTGCCCAGGGAGGCAACACCGGTACCGAAGACTGTTTATTCCTCAACATCTGGacaccccacctccccaatcccaactCCGCTCCCTCCAAGAAGCAGCTCCGCCCTGTCGCCTTTTGGATCCACGGTGGTGCCTTCACAGGCGGTACAGCCAACGATCCGACCTTTGACGGGGGTAACATGGCCTCCAGAGGTGACATCGTCGTCGTAGCTATCAACTACCGCCTTCACACCCTCGGCTTCCTAGCCCTCAACGACGGCAAAACCAACGGCAACTACGGCCTCGTCGACCAAATCACAGCCCTGGACTGGGTCCGGAAAAACATCCAATCCCTCGGCGGCGACCCAGACCGCATCACCATCTTTGGCCAatccgccggcgccgcctcGGTCAGAGCCCTGATCGCCTCCCCCAAAGCCCTCGACAAATTCTCGggcgccatcctcctcagcaacctcgGCGGTCTAAACTACGGAACAACCTACTCGAAATACTACACCATCCCCGAGCAAGTCTCGGTGGTagccaacaccatcctcaacgcAACAAACTGCACCAACGCCCCCTCTCAGGTCGACTGCCTCCGAGCCGTCCCAGCATCGACACTGACCTCCCTCACGTCAGCGAGATATTTAGTGGTAGACGGGACATACCTCACCACATCAGAACTGTCGctttctcttccttctcccaaacgccgccgcccgttaaatatattaatgGGCATCACCCACGACGACGGCGCCCCATTTATCAGTTTCCCCTCgtcttccaccaccaatgcTACTGAgtacctcctctcccaaggcttctccccctcccagctgCCCCCCTTAGCCCACCCAAACACAGGCAACGCAACACTCGACCTGTTCAACCTGACCACCCGCCTGGCCACAAACGCAATATTCCGCTGCGTAGACCAAGCCACCGCCTTTGGCGCCGTCCaaaacaacctcttctcctctttaTATTATTACGAATTCGACCGGACATATCAAATGCCCGGCTGGCCCAAGCTAGACGTGTGCGAGCCGCCGCGGACGGAAGGGAAACCATTGGGTGATACAAGGAAACCTTACCTGAGGTGTCACTCGGGTGAGTTGTACTACGTGTTTGGGACGTTGAGGAGGCAGgggatgagagagagagatggtgatggaggggataGGGCGTTTGAGCAATTTGTCTTGGACAGTTTTGCGCAGTTTGTGAAGGAGGGAAATCCGAatttggagagggggtggttgagggctaggggggaagggtggaagAGTAGTTTGgggcagagggagagggcgggggTGTGGGAGGCTGTGAGtaaggggaggagaaggggggtgctgagggggttggattgGCCTGTGTCGAGGGATGGGCTGTTTAGGGAGGTGGAGTATTgtgagaggttggggttggggctggggtaTTATTTgtga
- a CDS encoding hypothetical protein (EggNog:ENOG503NXHT; COG:S), whose product MDPVSLAGLAIGVASIGLQVYSGCIQGIQLVITALNFPDDARYLNLRLRMEQQRLFAWSEASGLLDLDAKRRDKVLESNTFVLHRQTVLDLLVQVECLFKEFKEHQEKRKCLRAVPDQDQVLENPEKDAAEANFPLPKRRRDFIKKAMRSLKESSHEASQRLQWVAFDKAAFELLLSRFSTLNDNMTGILDQRMQVEIHHTVQDTNRGVLQLHHKISDLSRLVMALNIRLEASSALPTAQLTVAKKQANADGLELISQLAKFKAFNESIESTHKRPLDEATANQLELGKPGEKRLLLDRFMIELEPAADESDQPRCEAVLVKDGVKKKVWVEWKEYDPQRPGDSSPPKAVIVERVAKLAALLNHTPKPEDFRTPHCLGYFDRGSSNGQEDEDEDILNMRLGLVFERPVDSGLDQSSPPVSLHELLETTRKPPVTKRVKLAHAISKCLLYLHAVNWLHKGLRSHNIIFFKTTSGDVDFGKPYLSGFDFSRPARADEMTDIPGPGDDIEYNLYRHPNAQSTNPDERERFKKSFDIYSLGVLLVEIAHWATVDKVLGINLNVARGRPSFALKVRDSLLATDQIAELGACMGELYEGATQKCIAGGEQLGLSEKDDETNDAVAARLSMVLHEKVVKKLGEIQV is encoded by the coding sequence ATGGATCCCGTATCATTAGCAGGGCTCGCCATTGGCGTGGCTTCTATTGGCCTCCAGGTCTACAGCGGATGTATTCAGGGGATTCAACTGGTCATAACCGCCTTGAACTTCCCGGACGATGCCAGGTATCTCAATCTGCGGCTTCGCATGGAACAGCAACGTCTATTTGCCTGGAGTGAAGCATCTGGCTTGCTCGACCTGGACGCCAAACGAAGGGATAAAGTCCTCGAGTCCAACACCTTCGTTCTGCATCGTCAGACAGTGCTTGACTTGCTGGTCCAAGTCGAGTGTTTGTTCAAAGAGTTCAAAGAACACCAAGAGAAACGAAAATGTCTGAGGGCTGTTCCTGACCAAGATCAGGTCCTCGAGAACCCTGAAAAAGATGCGGCCGAGGCCAACTTTCCACTGCCCAAGAGACGGCGGGACTTCATCAAGAAAGCCATGCGAAGTCTGAAGGAATCGTCACATGAAGCTTCCCAGAGGTTGCAATGGGTTGCCTTTGACAAGGCCGCttttgagcttctcctctccAGGTTCTCAACATTGAATGATAACATGACTGGAATCCTCGACCAACGCATGCAGGTCGAGATTCACCATACAGTACAAGACACCAACCGTGGTGTCCTGCAGCTGCACCACAAGATTAGTGATTTGTCTCGGCTTGTCATGGCCCTCAACATCAGGCTTGAAGCCAGCTCAGCTCTCCCTACAGCACAGCTCACCGTGGCGAAGAAACAAGCAAACGCCGACGGGCTCGAACTAATATCGCAACTTGCCAAGTTCAAAGCCTTTAACGAGTCGATCGAGTCTACCCACAAAAGGCCATTGGACGAGGCAACGGCCAACCAACTAGAGCTCGGAAAACCGGGCGAGAAacgcctccttctcgatcGTTTCATGATCGAGCTTGAGCCAGCAGCCGATGAGTCTGATCAGCCGAGATGTGAGGCTGTCCTTGTCAAAGACGGTGTCAAGAAAAAGGTCTGGGTTGAATGGAAAGAATATGACCCGCAAAGACCGGGGGATTCATCACCCCCGAAAGCCGTGATTGTCGAAAGAGTAGCCAAGCTAGCGGCCCTGCTGAACCATACACCAAAGCCAGAGGACTTTAGAACACCTCATTGCCTCGGTTATTTTGACAGAGGAAGCTCGAACGGGCaagaggacgaagacgaggacatCTTGAATATGCGCCTGGGGTTGGTCTTTGAAAGACCAGTAGACAGTGGCCTTGACCAATCTTCACCTCCGGTGTCGCTCCATGAGCTCCTCGAGACAACACGAAAGCCACCTGTCACAAAGCGGGTCAAGCTGGCTCATGCCATCAGTAAATGCCTGCTTTATCTCCATGCTGTCAACTGGCTGCACAAGGGGCTTCGAAGCCACAATATCATTTTCTTCAAAACCACCAGCGGAGACGTCGACTTTGGCAAACCTTACCTGTCAGGATTCGATTTCTCCAGGCCAGCCCGGGCGGACGAAATGACAGATATTCCCGGGCCAGGTGACGACATTGAGTACAACCTCTACAGGCACCCCAACGCACAATCAACAAACCCGGACGAACGTGAGCGTTTCAAAAAGAGTTTTGATATCTACAGTCTCGGCGTTCTCTTGGTTGAGATTGCCCACTGGGCAACCGTCGACAAAGTCCTTGGCATTAACCTCAACGTCGCCCGCGGCAGGCCATCATTTGCCCTCAAGGTCCGCGATAGCCTGCTCGCCACCGACCAAATCGCGGAGTTGGGCGCTTGCATGGGGGAGCTTTACGAAGGAGCTACCCAGAAATGTATCGCCGGGGGTGAACAACTCGGTCTATCAGAAAAGGACGACGAAACAAACGACGCAGTGGCGGCTCGCCTGTCAATGGTCCTCCACGAAAAGGTAGTCAAGAAGCTAGGTGAGATCCAGGTCTAG
- a CDS encoding hypothetical protein (EggNog:ENOG503NY4J; COG:B), with translation METFSPEAPHSSAASTNGSPAVSSDSPGTATSSSSNAFSATIDGRPSQQHPAPPPSVPAACLACRGKHLKCDGNTPCSRCTSSATECIYVASRRGYKGPRRNAAQNPNKRHASSSPPYSGPTVESCPMMLGHTPVSIPAPSLSAFNPAIVLPEQSPVSYAPTPALNHAGLYRNSFASPLDPNTMAPPSTMALTTSSAIPHVQPPVTTLAERCFDAFYHYFHAAHPFVLPKEYFLRLLKEGNTPGLNVVMAAIRYIGSLFLDAGPAKATYLEEAIRQCYLPTTTKDGFLIQALLLIIIGLDGSCQQEKARELLADCERFAIEIDLNKRQFASLHGHGNPVVEESWRRTWWDLFVCDGMIAGVHRITNFLLFDIQNDVGLPCEEQQYLTGRIPPPAYMEDFDDQLFSGEDREFSSFTYRIAAIRNLGRMMRMPQIMYPGDDTISRIEALLTNWRLHLPESKRDDLNKNCKLDEMMFQAHFITHACTIMLHQPLSQLDSSPVQAVNSCAPHRPVPSGDNFNAHTRHTITAACEISKMVTQAVPIIQHTHFFTCVVTLSSIVHLSKWALYFIEDEEDLRQQIRLNIGALNKLSKVWKAANTAWGQVKGVAQEIYREKKAHQISPAFWVGFTQEQMISSIQADEGIMSEFNSMLTQVTQAP, from the exons ATGGAGACCTTCTCGCCGGAAGCCCCACACTCGTCAGCCGCTTCCACTAACGGCTCGCCTGCGGTGTCTAGCGACAGCCCGGGGACggcgacctcctcctcgtcgaaTGCCTTTTCGGCGACCATTGATGGCCGCCCGTCGCAGCAGCACCCGGCGCCGCCTCCTTCGGTCCCCGCAGCATGTCTCGCCTGT CGTGGCAAGCACCTCAAGTGCGATGGGAACACCCCTTGCTCCCGTTGCACAAGCTCCGCTACAGAGTGTATCTATGTTGCTTCTCGTCGTGGATACAAGGGCCCTCGGAGGAATGCTGCCCAGAATCCTAACAAACGCCATGCCTCGTCGTCCCCTCCGTACTCGGGGCCTACTGTCGAGAGCTGCCCGATGATGCTAGGGCACACCCCCGTGTCTATTCctgctccctccctctcagcctTCAACCCGGCCATCGTCTTGCCGGAGCAGTCGCCGGTCTCGTACGCACCTACACCTGCTCTTAACCACGCCGGTCTCTATCGAAACTCGTTTGCCTCACCCTTGGaccccaacaccatggccCCTCCCAGCACCATGGCCCTGACGACCTCGTCAGCGATCCCCCATGTTCAGCCACCAGTGACCACCCTGGCCGAGAGATGCTTCGATGCCTTCTATCACTACTTCCATGCCGCCCACCCCTTTGTGCTGCCCAAGGAGTACTTCCTTCGGCTGCTCAAGGAGGGCAACACCCCTGGCCTCAACGTGGTTATGGCTGCCATCAGATATATTGGCTCGCTCTTCTTGGATGCCGGTCCAGCCAAGGCCACCTATCTGGAAGAAGCCATCAGGCAGTGTTATCTGCCTACCACTACCAAGGATGGCTTCCTGATCCAAGCCTTGTTGCTGATCATCATTGGGCTGGATGGGAGCTGTCAACAAGAAAAAGCACGGGAGTTGTTGGCGGACTGTGAAAGATTTGCTATTGAGATTGATCTGAACAAGCGTCAGTTTGCATCACTGCACGGCCACGGTAATCCCGTCGTGGAGGAGAGCTGGCGGCGAACATGGTGGGATCTCTTTGTGTGTGACGGCATGATTGCTGGTGTCCATCGCATCACCAACTTTTTGCTCTTTGATATTCAAAACGATGTTGGTCTGCCGTGCGAGGAGCAGCAGTATCTCACAGGG CGcatccccccaccagcaTACATGGAAGACTTTGATGACCAGCTCTTCTCCGGTGAAGACCGAGAGTTTTCGTCTTTCACCTACCGTATTGCTGCCATCAGAAATCTCGGCAGGATGATGCGGATGCCTCAGATTATGTACCCCGGAGACGACACCATCTCCCGGATAGAAGCCCTGCTCACCAACTGGAGGCTCCACCTGCCCGAGTCCAAGAGGGATGATCTGAACAAGAACTGCAAGCTGGATGAGATGATGTTTCAGGCGCATTTTATCACTCATGC TTGCACCATCATGCTTCACCAGCCCCTATCCCAGCTcgactcctcccccgtccaaGCTGTCAACTCGTGCGCCCCTCACCGACCAGTCCCCTCGGGCGACAACTTCAACGCCCACACCCGGCACACCATCACGGCCGCCTGCGAGATCAGCAAGATGGTCACCCAAGCTGTGCCCATCATCCAGCACACGCACTTCTTCACCTGCGTCGTCACCCTCAGCTCCATCGTCCACTTGTCAAAGTGGGCGCTGTACTTTAtcgaagacgaggaagaccTCCGGCAGCAGATCAGACTGAACATTGGCgccctcaacaagctcagcaAAGTGTGGAAAGCGGCAAACACGGCTTGGGGTCAGGTGAAGGGTGTGGCACAGGAGATTTacagggagaagaaggcgcaCCAGATCAGCCCGGCGTTCTGGGTTGGTTTCACGCAGGAGCAGATGATTAGCAGCATCCAGGCTGATGAGGGGATCATGAGCGAGTTTAATAGTATGTTGACGCAGGTGACGCAAGCGCCGTGA
- a CDS encoding hypothetical protein (EggNog:ENOG503NWQ2; COG:Q): MNAPSSSSSSSPKMDPESGPSPSHLKNTTLTSLTWSSLSHAISTTPILTSSTGLLRPGELLAVMGPSGSGKTTLLNLLSRRLSPSSPSPILLNGTPLPLPQFQSLTRFVEQTDSLIGALTPRETLHFASRLSSAGISKKERRERVEGLLGSFGLVEQGDVVVGTVIKKGLSGGQKRRLGVAKEVITGPRVVILDEPTSGLDGRGGWEVVKFLRGLARENNLIIIASIHQPSTATFDLFDKLLLLSEGKTHYFGSVEGVGGYYESQLGMVMPRHVNPAEWLLEQTNIDYADDKEAARARLEEMQSGWERSDLKKKLDEDVAAVAARAEKGGDELVLGDDEARDKKPGMASVVVTLVHRSFIKSYRDVVAYGIRLAMYTGLAIMMGTVWLRLPATQDSIIPFTNSIFYGSAFLSFMAVAYCPAYLEDYNQYAKEKRNGLYGATAMTLSNFLVGTPYLFLISVVFSAISYWLSNFQPTAKAFFTWVFWLFLDLLAAEGLVVFMASLFPSFVISLALVAFANGLWMSVDGFMVPPGTLNVFWKYVFHYWDYQKYVFENMMINEFSERVYTCAETADGCQCMWQTDLADQCLIRGQGVLDQYGYKPGYMGKDVGIMLAIIFGYRLAGWLVLKLKK; this comes from the exons atGAACGCCccatcaagctcctcctcctcctccccaaaaatgGACCCCGAATccggcccctccccctcccacctgaaaaacaccaccctcacctccctcacctggTCCTCCCTATCCCACGCAATCTCCACgacccccatcctcacctcctcaacggGCCTCCTCCGCCCAGGCGAACTCCTAGCAGTAATGGGCCCCTCGGGCTCAGGCaaaacaaccctcctcaacctcctctcccgccgcctttccccatcatccccctcacccatccTCCTGAACggaacccccctccccctcccccaattCCAATCCCTGACCCGCTTCGTCGAACAGACTGACTCCCTCATCGGGGCCCTAACCCCACGCGAGACCCTCCACTTTGCCTCACGGCTCTCAAGCGCGGGGATTAGCAAAAAAGAGAGGCGGGAAAGGGTAGAGGGTCTACTCGGGAGTTTCGGCCTGGTCGAACAAGGCGATGTAGTGGTCGGGACTGTGATAAAAAAAGGGTTGAGCGGAGGGCAAAAGAGACGGTTGGGGGTTGCAAAGGAGGTTATCACCGGGCCGAGGGTGGTCATACTTGATGAGCCGACCAGCGGgcttgatgggaggggggggtgggaggttgtcaagtttttgagggggttggcgagggagaatAAT TTGATTATTATTGCGAGTATACACCAGCCTTCAACCGCGACGTTTGACCTGTTTGACAAGCTGTTGCTCTTGTCAGAGGGCAAGACGCATTATTTTGGttcggtggagggggtgggggggtatTATGAGAGTCAGCTTGGGATGGTCATGCCACGGCATGTTAATCCTGCTGAGTGGTTGCTTGAGCAGACTAATATTGATTATGCCGATGATAAAGAGGCTGCGAGGGCGAGGCTGGAGGAGATGCAGTCTGGCTGGGAGAGGTCGGATTTGAAGAAAAagttggatgaggatgttgctgctgttgctgctagggcggagaaggggggggatgagcttgtgttgggggatgatgaggcgaGAGACAAAAAGCCGGGGATGGCGAGTGTGGTTGTGACGCTGGTGCACAGGAGCTTTATCAAGAGTTATCGGGATGTGGTTGCCTATGGGATTAGGTTGGCGATGTATACTG GTCTCGCCATAATGATGGGCACAGTCTGGCTCCGTCTGCCGGCCACACAAGactccatcatccccttcaccaactcCATCTTCTACGGCAGCGCCTTCCTCAGCTTCATGGCTGTGGCGTACTGTCCCGCCTACCTCGAAGATTACAACCAGTATGCCAAAGAGAAACGGAACGGGCTCTACGGCGCCACCGCTATGACGCTGTCAAACTTCCTCGTTGGGACACCAtacctcttcctcatctcagTCGTCTTCTCAGCAATCAGCTACTGGCTCTCCAACTTCCAGCCTACCGCCAAAGCCTTCTTCACCTGGGTCTTCTGGCTCTTCCTGGACTTGCTTGCCGCCGAAGGGCTGGTAGTCTTTATGGCATCTCTCTTCCCGTCCTTTGTCATCTCGTTGGCGCTGGTTGCGTTTGCCAATGGCTTGTGGATGAGCGTGGACGGGTTCATGGTGCCGCCGGGGACGTTGAATGTCTTTTGGAAATATGTTTTCCATTACTGGGACTATCAAAAGTATGTGTTTGAGAACATGATGATCAATGAGTTCAGCGAGAGGGTGTATACCTGCGCCGAGACGGCGGATGGGTGTCAAT GCATGTGGCAGACTGATCTGGCTGATCAATGCCTGATCCGTGGACAGGGAGTGTTGGACCAGTACGGATACAAACCTGGGTATATGGGCAAGGATGTGGGCATCATGCTGGCCATCATTTTTGGATATCGGCTCgcggggtggttggtgttgaagctGAAGAAGTAG
- a CDS encoding hypothetical protein (EggNog:ENOG503P2PS) — protein sequence MASLSSTSPLITLGTTISTPSSHHTARTDGDNVGDTSALTSVDDFDDDYDQLLPPPYRDAAQLPFMIKNQLQIHLEEKMYPETLNMLHALLSNCASFSPPSKEQGSQPPQTVYVPPPHQLAFISSLAIHPRFTSAPPDVETTTPPVRDGAAALSYLRGLLSIVGPINANFRQAFEFKPSPSSSHDRRSRRGDVFGDWSTSGISGADSDASSSDVMTGTFAREGVIWHRASDFWSVLGWSFWCAAFVPGRWKYWKPWLDFVVTVLEQDWDDRLAMDEKTTTAGDEPYPNLKGSLLVAYLEDITKARKTVQKEVMKALTFALEAGDRKVYGEVFTNEELVGPRTIKRKRADTTLDLENGCFGDYDDDDSDLENEGDSQELPCNSARSVRGVQKRTKKAMESDAGPRPAAFRLPDGVAETIPFRLRIFRLLSAAAHYLRDVSFPTSELYQSFSYKVRTSPLPVFELFLKAHNDLPDFAKVSLYRNVLDGLLPPNGLPDPDRVDRDTNSGDGISEVMMQKCFLPFPAGRITAEDNAKLSIVLENMLWVLYLATDITDAAGLGKAIETGIKARDAKIKGRGRAGGVDRLGREMLARSSNNLRVFARILG from the exons ATGGCGTCGTTGTCTAGCACATCGCCCCTCATAACCCTGGGCACGACTATCTCGACTCCCAGTTCGCACCACACGGCTCGAACAGATGGGGACAACGTCGGCGACACGTCTGCTCTTACGAGTGTGGatgactttgacgacgactATGACCAGCTGTTACCTCCGCCCTATCGAGATGCAGCCCAGCTACCGTTTATGATTAAGAACCAGTTACAGATCCacctggaggagaagatgt ACCCTGAGACCTTGAACATGCTCcacgccctcctctccaactgCGCCAGCTTCTCCCCACCCTCGAAAGAGCAAGgctcccaaccaccacagacAGTCTACGttcccccaccacaccaactcGCCTTCATCAGCAGTCTCGCAATCCACCCCCGGTTCACCTCGGCCCCACCAGACGTCGAAACGACCACCCCGCCGGTGCGCGACGGCGCCGCTGCCCTCTCCTACCTCCGAGGTCTGCTGTCTATCGTCGGCCCAATAAACGCCAACTTTCGACAAGCATTCGAGTTCaaaccatctccatcatcctcccatgacaggagatcaagaaggggAGATGTGTTTGGTGACTGGTCAACCAGTGGCATCAGCGGAGCAGATAGTGACGCTTCCTCTTCTGATGTCATGACTGGTACCTTTGCCAGAGAAGGAGTCATTTGGCACCGCGCGAGTGATTTCTGGTCGGTGCTAGGGTGGTCATTTTGGTGCGCTGCGTTTGTGCCAGGGAGGTGGAAGTATTGGAAGCCGTGGTTGGATTTTGTGGTTACGGTACTGGAGCAGGATTGGGATGATCGGTTGGCGATGGAtgagaagacgacgacggcgggtGATGAGCCGTATCCCAATTTGAAGGGGAGTTTGTTGGTGGCTTATCTGGAGGATATCACCAAGGCGAGGAAAACCGTGcagaaggaggtgatgaaggctTTGACTTTTGCCTTGGAGGCTGGGGATAGGAAGGTGTATGGGGAGGTTTTCACGAATGAAGAGTTGGTTGGGCCGAGGACTATtaagaggaagagggcggaTACAACGCTGGATCTGGAGAATGGCTGCTTCGGGGActatgatgacgatgactCGGACTTGGAGAATGAGGGGGACAGTCAGGAGCTGCCTTGCAATTCTGCCAGGTCTGTGCGGGGGGTACAGAAAAGGACGAAGAAGGCGATGGAAAGCGATGCGGGCCCGAGGCCGGCTGCGTTTCGTTTGCCCGATGGAGTCGCCGAGACCATCCCATTCCGACTACGAATATTCCGTCTTTTATCGGCAGCGGCCCATTATCTCCGCGACGTATCCTTTCCTACTTCTGAGCTTTACCAGAGCTTCTCGTACAAGGTCAGGACTTCACCGCTGCCTGTTTTTGAGCTCTTTCTCAAAGCACACAACGACCTGCCCGATTTTGCCAAAGTATCGCTCTACAGGAATGTTCTGGACGGTTTACTGCCACCGAACGGCCTGCCGGATCCCGATCGTGTGGACCGCGACACGAATAGCGGGGATGGCATTTCTGAGGTTATGATGCAGAAGTGCTTCTTGCCGTTCCCGGCTGGGAGGATCACGGCCGAGGATAATGCCAAGTTGTCGATTGTGTTGGAGAACATGCTGTGGGTCTTGTATCTGGCGACGGACATCACGGACGCGGCCGGTCTCGGGAAGGCGATTGAGACGGGGATCAAGGCAAGGGACGCCAAGAttaaggggagggggagggcgggtgGAGTTGAtaggttggggagggagatgctcGCGAGGTCGAGTAATAATCTGAGGGTGTTTGCGAGGATTCTCGGTTGA
- a CDS encoding hypothetical protein (EggNog:ENOG503P5KT; COG:C), translated as MSQPLSLLQKFQSLRLPWRRHFLVGKDLSGNTYWEFHDRGNPNPDRWRRILRPNPALKLHHSEVKIAPAWHQWLRHTRLDPPTIEEQQADVIRQERLKILAAEADRRWEAKAKYIEDGVGGEQRKPALEGSGMWVEKKEEEQQKVPKEVKREEVWEGMKKQAEQGEEGEILVGGKKKVDPWRQKRAGPGEEWQPQGWTPGAAKKP; from the coding sequence ATGTCCcaacccctctccctcctccaaaaattCCAatccctccgcctcccctgGCGCCGCCACTTCCTAGTAGGCAAAGACCTCTCAGGCAACACCTACTGGGAGTTCCACGACCGcggcaaccccaacccagacCGCTGGCGCCGCATCCTCCGCCCCAACCCTGccctcaaactccaccacTCCGAGGTCAAGATCGCGCCCGCGTGGCACCAGTGGCTGCGTCACACCCGGCTTGACCCACCCACCATTGAAGAACAGCAAGCAGACGTTATCAGACAAGAAAGACTCAAGATTTTGGCGGCAGAGGCGGACAGGAGGTGGGAGGCCAAGGCTAAATATattgaggatggggttgggggggaacAGAGGAAGCCAGCGTTGGAGGGTAGCGGGATGTgggttgagaagaaggaggaggaacaacaaaaagtgcccaaggaggtcaagagggaggaggtttgggaggggatgaagaaACAGGCTGaacaaggggaggaaggcgagattttggttggggggaagaaaaaggttgATCCGTGGAGGCAGAAGAGGGCTGGGCCCGGGGAGGAGTGGCAGCCTCAGGGGTGGACGCCGGGGGCGGCGAAGAAGCCATGA